Proteins encoded within one genomic window of Pararhizobium capsulatum DSM 1112:
- the tig gene encoding trigger factor, producing the protein MQVIETLAEGLKRELKVVIPAKDMEARMNERLEDAKGKVRINGFRPGKVPFAHLKKMYGKSIMAELVNEIVREKPTEILSERGEKSATQPEIAMTEDEAEADKILNATADFEFTLAYEVIPAIELKDVSGITVTREVVDIDEAEVNERILKIAESARTYETKKGKAANGDRVTIDYLGKVDGEAFDGGKDEDAELVLGSNRFIPGFEEQLIGLKAGDEKVITVTFPADYPAANLAGKEATFDITVKDVAAAAEVEINDELATKLGLESADKLKEVVRGQIESQYGSMTRQKVKRQILDQLDEMYQFDTPGRLVDAEFENIWRQINTDLQQAGKTFADEDTTEEEARGEYRKLAERRVRLGLVLSEIGEKAGVQVSDDEMQRSLFQQLRQFPGQEKEIIDYFQKTPGAAASLRAPLFEEKVIDQLLTEVKVTDKTVSKEELMADDEEEGKADAKKASPKKKAAKAEAAEGEEAAAPKKKAPAKKKAADDSAE; encoded by the coding sequence ATGCAGGTTATCGAAACGCTCGCTGAAGGGCTGAAGCGCGAACTCAAGGTCGTCATTCCGGCCAAGGACATGGAAGCTCGTATGAACGAGCGCCTGGAAGATGCCAAGGGCAAGGTCCGTATCAACGGCTTCCGTCCGGGCAAGGTGCCCTTCGCTCATCTGAAGAAGATGTACGGCAAGTCGATCATGGCCGAGCTGGTCAACGAGATCGTCCGCGAAAAGCCGACCGAAATCCTGTCCGAGCGCGGCGAAAAGTCCGCGACGCAGCCGGAAATCGCCATGACCGAGGACGAGGCGGAAGCCGACAAAATCCTCAACGCAACGGCCGACTTCGAATTCACGCTGGCTTACGAAGTCATCCCGGCGATCGAACTCAAGGACGTTTCGGGCATCACGGTAACCCGCGAAGTCGTCGATATCGATGAAGCCGAAGTCAACGAGCGGATCCTCAAGATCGCCGAAAGCGCTCGTACCTACGAAACCAAGAAGGGCAAGGCCGCCAACGGCGATCGCGTCACCATCGATTACCTCGGCAAGGTCGACGGCGAAGCCTTCGACGGCGGCAAGGACGAGGACGCAGAGCTGGTTCTCGGCTCTAACCGCTTCATCCCCGGCTTCGAAGAGCAGCTGATCGGCCTGAAGGCTGGCGACGAGAAGGTCATCACCGTAACCTTCCCGGCCGACTACCCGGCCGCTAACCTCGCCGGCAAGGAAGCCACCTTCGACATCACCGTCAAGGACGTCGCTGCTGCCGCTGAAGTCGAAATCAACGACGAGCTGGCCACCAAGCTCGGCCTCGAATCGGCTGACAAGCTGAAGGAAGTCGTTCGCGGCCAGATCGAAAGCCAGTACGGCTCGATGACGCGCCAGAAGGTCAAGCGTCAGATCCTCGACCAGCTGGACGAAATGTACCAGTTCGACACTCCCGGCCGTCTGGTCGATGCCGAGTTCGAAAACATCTGGCGCCAGATCAACACCGACCTGCAGCAGGCCGGCAAGACATTCGCCGATGAAGACACGACCGAAGAAGAAGCCCGCGGCGAATACCGCAAGCTTGCCGAGCGTCGCGTTCGCCTCGGCCTCGTCCTCTCCGAAATCGGCGAGAAGGCCGGCGTCCAGGTTTCCGACGACGAGATGCAGCGTTCGCTCTTCCAGCAACTGCGTCAGTTCCCGGGCCAGGAAAAGGAAATCATCGACTACTTCCAGAAGACCCCGGGTGCCGCCGCTTCGCTGCGCGCTCCGCTCTTCGAAGAAAAGGTCATCGATCAGCTCCTTACCGAAGTGAAGGTCACCGACAAGACCGTTAGCAAGGAAGAGCTAATGGCCGACGACGAAGAAGAAGGCAAGGCTGACGCCAAGAAGGCTTCTCCGAAGAAGAAGGCTGCGAAGGCTGAAGCTGCTGAAGGCGAAGAAGCCGCAGCACCGAAGAAGAAAGCTCCGGCCAAGAAGAAGGCTGCTGACGACAGCGCCGAATAA